Within the Pseudomonas mendocina genome, the region GGCCATGCCGGCGTCACCGGCGCGCAAGTTGGCCAGCATCAGATTGTTCACGGCGAGCTCGAGCCCAGCTTCATCTTCGTTCTCGACGCGGCGCAGCTGACGCTCGAAGGACTCGATGGCCGCCTCGAAACGACCGGCCTGATAGGCGGCCGTGCCCTCCTGGTTGCACTGCGCCGGTGTATCGCACGTTTGTTCTGCCAGTGCCGGCAGCGCGAGCAGGCCAAGCAACATAAGGGGAATGTGGCGCAAGGGCATCATCTGGCATCCTAACCAAGTAAAACCCCATATTAGCCGGGCGACGCACAGCGCGGCAGCGCACAGCCTCCCAATTTCGGAGTCACCATGGAAGCCGGAACCGCACAACTGACGATGACCGTACTGATGACCCCGGACATGGCCAACTTCTCCGGCAACGTCCACGGCGGCACCCTGCTCAAATACATGGACGAAGTCGCCTACGCCTGCGCCAGCCGCTACGCAGGGCGCTACGTGGTGACACTATCGGTAGATCAGGTGATCTTCCGCGAGCCGGTGCATGTCGGCGAAATGGTCACTTTCCTCGCCTCGGTCAACTATTGCGGTCGCACCTCCATGGAAGTTGGCATCAAGGTCATCACCGAGAACATCCGCGAACGCTCGGTACGCCATACCAACAGCAGCTTCTTCACCATGGTGGCGATGGACGAGCAGGGTCGCCCGGCAGTGGTGCCCGAACTGCACCCGGACACACCCGACGGCCTGCGCCGTCAGCGCCAGGCCAAACAGCGCCGGCAGATTCGTGAAGAGCTGCAGCAGCGTTATCGGGCGTTGAGCGAGGAGAAGAATGACCCTCAGTCGTGACCGATGTAGAACAGCAGTTCGCGCCGCTGCGGGTGGTCCTTGAGCCAGGCGCGAATTTCGTCAGCACGGGCGATGGCGTCCTCGCCGGCGATGCGGCTGAAACGCTCGCGCCGCGCCTGTTCGCTGGCCTGCTGGCGCACCTGGCGCTGCCAGGCGTCGGTGAAGATCGCCGGCATCTTGTGGCTCAGTTCCAGGGCCTTGAGCAGTTGCCATTCGCCGCTGTCCAGCCAGGCTTCATCGCACGTGCCGCACAGGTCGAGACGATTGGCACGAGTGCCGCTGATCTGAAACTTGCTCATCAGCTTGGCGCACTTGGGGCAGCTCAGGGCGTGGCTGGTTTCGCCCACTTCGGCCTCGGCGGCCAGCTCGGTTGATGTCTCTTGTGCTGGCTGACGCTCGGCCCAGTCACGGTAATGCAGCAGGCTGACCAGCGTGCCTTGGCACTGTGCGCAGCCATGGCCGAGCAAGCCATCTTCGAGTTTTGCCGGTTGCAGACGGCTGGTGCGACAGGCGGGGCAATGCATGGTGACGTCCTTTTCGTGTGAAGTGCGCGAACGCTAATGCACAGCCGACGCAAGGGCAAGCCGGATGCTGAGAACTGGGCGGCAGATAGGCTAAGCTCTGTCTCCCGGAGACGGAGTCGCCATGATCAACCTGTTCGATGTCTTCCTGCTGATGCTGTTCGCCGCCGTCTGCGCCTGGCTATGGCGCGGCCACGGTATTCGCGAGCGTGCGCTGGCCTTCGCCAAGCAGCACTGCGCCAAGCTCGACGTGGAACTGCTCGATGGCGCCGTGGCATTGCGTCGTCTGGCCATCCAGCGTGATACCAGAGGCCATCGTCGCCTGGCGCGGCTGTATGACTTCGAATTCACCGTCACCGGTGAGCAGCGTCTACGCGGACATATCAGCATGTTCGGCCCACACCTCGGGCGCATCGAACTGGAGCCTCACCCGGTGCTGGAGCCACAGCCCGAGCCGGTCGCGGTCCAGCATTCGCATCCGGGTAACGTCATCCGCCTCGACGACTGGCGGCGCAAGACGCAGTAGCGCCTGCCGATTCAGCCCCGCTGCAGCAGGAAATCGGCCACGCGCTCGGCGCTGTCCGCCGGCTGCTCCTGCATGAAGCAGTGCCCACCCGACACCACCTGGCTGCGCACGTGGGCGTTGCTCGCAGACCAGCGCGCCACTGATCGCGCCACGAACGGATAGGTGCTGGCGCCGTGGATCACTTCGGTCGGCGTCGTCACCTTGGCCAGCGATGGCCACAGGCGACGCGGATAGGAGCCGAAAATCTCGGCTTCGCGGCTCGGCCGGCACTTGAGCTCGACTCCACCGTCCACGTCTTTCAACGCATGCTCGACATAGGCATCGAACGCCGCCTCGTCCCAGCCGCGGAACATACCGCGGCCATGCAGCGCCGCATGCGCACTGGCACGATCCGACCACTGCCGGCGGCGCTTGTGCGCCTTCTTCGCCATGCCGGTGCGCTGCGCCAGGCCAACTACGTCGGACAACGCCATCACACCGATCATCGCCGGGCTGAACAACACCGGATCGAGCAGCACTGCACGGCGGAAGAGCTCGGGGTGGCGCGCCAGGATCAAACTGGTCAGCACGCCGCCAAAACTGTGGCCCAGGGCGAAGCGCGGTACGTCGCCGAACGGCGCGCGCAATGCCTCGAACGCCTCCACCGCCAGCTCGGCGCTGCGGTTCCAGCCATGGAAGCGCCCACCATGATCACTGTCGCCATGGCCCTGCACGTCGCACAGCCAGAGGTCGAAGTCCTCCGCCAGCACGGCCAGCATCGGTGTGTAGACGCGCCCGCAGTAGCCATTGCCATGCAGGAAATGCAGCAGCGGCTTGCCCGACGGCGGCGTGTGCCAGCCGCGCAGGGTGAAGCCGGCAGAGGTGTCATGAGACCAGGGCAGCAGGTGCATGAAAGTTATCCACAACGACGAACGCGCGGCGAGTGTATCAGCCAGCCAATGGGATTCGGCACGCAGCGAACGAAGCGTTCAGTGCGCTGACGTCCTGCGCCTGATCGAAGATCAGCTCCAGCCGCGAATCCTTGCGCCATTCGCTGGAGCCCCAGTCGGGTAGCGCCTGCGTCTGCAAGGCATTCAGCGAACACCAGCCATCGACACCGTGCAGTACCGCCTTGGCCCGACGCCAGGCCAGTGTCCGCAACCATTGCGAAACCTGCGCGAGGTCGAAGATCTGCTCGGGATGCCAGCGCCAGCCAATGCTCCAGCCCTCGGCCTGAGCCTGCACCTGGCAGATCGGCTCGGCGGTATTAAGCCAGACCTGCGCCAGGGCTGGCGCAGCTGTGGGTAACTCGGCCTCCACCGGCGCAGGTAACGCTTGCGCTGGCAGGCCCGGTAGCAAGGCCAAGTCAAACCGCCCCTGTTCCGTCCAGTGCAGCGGCACGGGCGGCAGGCTCGCGGCAATTCGTACCCGGCTCGCTTCGTCCAGGGACTCGCTCTTGTTCAACAACAGCAGACCCGCCTCATCCAATGCCTGGCGCTGCACGTCCGGCAGCGCCTGACCGCTGACCAACGCGGCGGCATCCAACACCATCAGTGCCGGTTGCACGGCCAGCAAGCCGCGCCAGGGCGGCTGACGCAACTGTGCCAGCAACTGCGCCGGATGCCCCAGGCCGGACGGCTCGATCAGCAGGCGATCTGGCCTGGCCTTGCGCAGCAGCCGCCCCAGCCCCACCTGAAACGGCGCGCCATTGACGCAGCACAGACAACCACCGGCCACTTCGGCCAGGGCAATGCCATCGTCGCCCTGTTCGAGCAGGGCAGCATCCAGGCCGATCTGGCCGAACTCGTTGATCAGTACCGCCCAGCGTTCACCCGCCGGTTTTTGCGCCAGCAGGTGACGGATCAGCGTGGTCTTGCCGGCACCGAGCGGGCCGGCAATGAGGTGGGTAGGGATTTGACTGAGCATGAATTTATGTTCGGTGGTTCGCCAGACAAGTGCCAGCACAGACTGCAAGGAAGCAGCATGTTAGATTCGCCGGCAGTTTTTCGGGAGTCGAAACGATGCGTGCATGGCTGTTGCTGTTTTCCCTGCTGCCGGGCCTGGCCCTGGCCGAAGCCTGCGTGGTGCATAGCCAAGCCGAGCGCCTGGACGTGAAGGTCTGCCAGGAGAATCGCAACATTCCAGCCACGCTGTTTCGCGACGGCTTCTGCCAGCCGCAGTTGCAGGGGCAGACGGTCGAGGTGGAATTCGTCGAGCAGTGCCCGCAGGGTGCCTATGGCATTTGCCAGAATGCGCGCGCCGGCAGCGACCTGTACCAGCAGGACATCCACTACTACGGCGTGGCCAGCGACGCGCTGTATCTGGAACCAGCCTGCAAGACGCAATATCAGGGCAAGTGGATCAAGCCCTGACATCAAAGCGTCACCAAAAAAGCGCCTAATGACTGCGGGTACCTCACATGACCCTCATGTCGAGTCACGCGTCGACATGATCTCTTGGTGCTTAAGGCCGGGGCAGTCGCTCCGGCCTATTTTTTAAGAGCTTGCCGCACCCTACGCAACTCCGATTTCGCGCGACTTATGCCAGCCAGTCCAGCGTCAGCAGCAGACGTCGCTCGCCGGCCAGCGGTTGCGGCGAGCGATGGATCAGACCACGGCCTTCGTTACCCTGCCATTTCTCGCCCTTGGCCAGCGCCACATGACCGCTGTCCAGCCGCTGGATCAACGCTTCGTCCTGCGGCTCGGCACCCGGCTGACCAAGCTTGCTGCGCGGCATGGCGCCCTCTTCCAGCCACTCGCTGCCAACCCCGGCATAGCTGGTGATCAGCCGCAACGGCACGTGGTCGACGTGAAAGCGCGGGCACATGGCCTTGTCCAGCGCCCGCAGGCGCAGGCCGATAAGCCGGGCGTCGAGCAGGCAGGCATAGGCGCGCACCAGCCAGGCCACGTCGGCGAGAAAGGCCGCCTGGCCCGGCAGGTCGGCGTACTGCGCCACCAGGCCGGCAAGATTCGGCTCGTTGTCGGCCTGCGCCAGCTCCAGGGTCATGGACTGCGCCAACGGCTCACCCTGGGCCAGCAGCGTTTCGGCGAAGTCGGCGATCTGCGCCGGCAGGCGACGCTGCCAGACAGCCAGGTTGACGTCCTCATGCAGCACCTCGCCGAGCACCTGGATGTCCTCGGCCAGCGCCTGGCGCGGCGGCGCCGGCAGTTTGAGCGCGTACATCAGGCCGCCTCCTGCTGCTGCCAGGGGCCGAAGGGGTCGGCGAGCAGGCGCCAGGCCTCCGGGCCGCCGGCCATTTCCTCGTCGCTGAGCAGGCAATCGTCCAGCTCGCGGGTGAGGCGCAGGAAGTCGATGTTCTGGCCAATGAATACCAGTTCCTGGCGGCAGTCGCCGACCTCGGCGCTCCAGTGCTGCATGATCGCCTGCAGGCCTTCCTCGTCCTGCGGCCAATGCTGCTTGGGCACGAAGCGCCACCAGCGCCCGGCCAGGCCATGGCGCATCAGCCCGCCAGCCTGCGACCAGCTACCGGCCTCCTGGTACTTGCTGGCCAGCCAGAAGAAGCCCTTGGAGCGCAGCAGGCGGCCATTGCGCCATTCCTGCGAGAGAAAGTCGAAGAAGCGCTGCGGATGGAACGGCCGGCGCGCGCGGTAGGCGCTGGAAGCGATGCCATATTCCTCGGTTTCCGGCACGTGTTCGCCACGCAGCTCCTTGAGCCAGCCCGGCGCCTGCGAGGCGCGCTCGAAGTCGAAGCGGCCGGTGTCGAGGATCTTGTCCAAAGCGACCTGGCCCATGCTCATGGCCTGGATGTCGGCGTGGGTGTTGAGCCCGCGCAGGATGGCCGTCAGCTCCTCGCGTTCAGCCTGGCTGATCAGGTCGATCTTGCTGATGAGGATGACGTCGGCGAATTCCACCTGCTCGATCAGCAGGTCGGTGATCGAGCGCTCGTCCTCCTCGCCCAGGGTCTCGCCACGGCTGGCCAGGCTGTCGGCGCCATGGAAATCG harbors:
- a CDS encoding DUF3301 domain-containing protein, with amino-acid sequence MINLFDVFLLMLFAAVCAWLWRGHGIRERALAFAKQHCAKLDVELLDGAVALRRLAIQRDTRGHRRLARLYDFEFTVTGEQRLRGHISMFGPHLGRIELEPHPVLEPQPEPVAVQHSHPGNVIRLDDWRRKTQ
- a CDS encoding acyl-CoA thioesterase, coding for MEAGTAQLTMTVLMTPDMANFSGNVHGGTLLKYMDEVAYACASRYAGRYVVTLSVDQVIFREPVHVGEMVTFLASVNYCGRTSMEVGIKVITENIRERSVRHTNSSFFTMVAMDEQGRPAVVPELHPDTPDGLRRQRQAKQRRQIREELQQRYRALSEEKNDPQS
- a CDS encoding alpha/beta fold hydrolase — its product is MHLLPWSHDTSAGFTLRGWHTPPSGKPLLHFLHGNGYCGRVYTPMLAVLAEDFDLWLCDVQGHGDSDHGGRFHGWNRSAELAVEAFEALRAPFGDVPRFALGHSFGGVLTSLILARHPELFRRAVLLDPVLFSPAMIGVMALSDVVGLAQRTGMAKKAHKRRRQWSDRASAHAALHGRGMFRGWDEAAFDAYVEHALKDVDGGVELKCRPSREAEIFGSYPRRLWPSLAKVTTPTEVIHGASTYPFVARSVARWSASNAHVRSQVVSGGHCFMQEQPADSAERVADFLLQRG
- a CDS encoding DUF1826 domain-containing protein, with amino-acid sequence MYALKLPAPPRQALAEDIQVLGEVLHEDVNLAVWQRRLPAQIADFAETLLAQGEPLAQSMTLELAQADNEPNLAGLVAQYADLPGQAAFLADVAWLVRAYACLLDARLIGLRLRALDKAMCPRFHVDHVPLRLITSYAGVGSEWLEEGAMPRSKLGQPGAEPQDEALIQRLDSGHVALAKGEKWQGNEGRGLIHRSPQPLAGERRLLLTLDWLA
- a CDS encoding CobW family GTP-binding protein, whose product is MLSQIPTHLIAGPLGAGKTTLIRHLLAQKPAGERWAVLINEFGQIGLDAALLEQGDDGIALAEVAGGCLCCVNGAPFQVGLGRLLRKARPDRLLIEPSGLGHPAQLLAQLRQPPWRGLLAVQPALMVLDAAALVSGQALPDVQRQALDEAGLLLLNKSESLDEASRVRIAASLPPVPLHWTEQGRFDLALLPGLPAQALPAPVEAELPTAAPALAQVWLNTAEPICQVQAQAEGWSIGWRWHPEQIFDLAQVSQWLRTLAWRRAKAVLHGVDGWCSLNALQTQALPDWGSSEWRKDSRLELIFDQAQDVSALNASFAACRIPLAG
- a CDS encoding TFIIB-type zinc ribbon-containing protein; the protein is MHCPACRTSRLQPAKLEDGLLGHGCAQCQGTLVSLLHYRDWAERQPAQETSTELAAEAEVGETSHALSCPKCAKLMSKFQISGTRANRLDLCGTCDEAWLDSGEWQLLKALELSHKMPAIFTDAWQRQVRQQASEQARRERFSRIAGEDAIARADEIRAWLKDHPQRRELLFYIGHD
- the zigA gene encoding zinc metallochaperone GTPase ZigA, translating into MNPRLPVTVLSGFLGAGKSTLLNHVLKNREGLKVAVIVNDMSEINIDGSEVQRDVSLNRAEEKLVEMSNGCICCTLREDLLEEVARLASDGRFDYLLIESTGISEPLPVAETFTFRDEQGRSLSDLARLDTLVTVVDGVNFLRDFHGADSLASRGETLGEEDERSITDLLIEQVEFADVILISKIDLISQAEREELTAILRGLNTHADIQAMSMGQVALDKILDTGRFDFERASQAPGWLKELRGEHVPETEEYGIASSAYRARRPFHPQRFFDFLSQEWRNGRLLRSKGFFWLASKYQEAGSWSQAGGLMRHGLAGRWWRFVPKQHWPQDEEGLQAIMQHWSAEVGDCRQELVFIGQNIDFLRLTRELDDCLLSDEEMAGGPEAWRLLADPFGPWQQQEAA